One genomic region from Rhizomicrobium palustre encodes:
- a CDS encoding autotransporter outer membrane beta-barrel domain-containing protein yields MSNCNRELDKKGWGHLSVWPGKSLLTGSTALSLIAAFGVSAGCALADVKVSSGTMVDSSTVTAGSGAIVLSGGTLNFSSTSSVSNAVSAATGSSSSITAGGNSGTLAGALTGTGAITLYSGTLILKNTADQAGYTGTMTVASGATLQMGDNSTSMIGGIISDGTTLINNGSVVFKSIATTGTTAAALLPNTYWGAMSGSGAVRVSGSNSQVYLTGTNTYTGTTTIDAGNTLFIGNANNYGSITSGSIAVAGTLAFNRSDLYVYNGTITGAGIVSQSGGGTLILNGNSVLTGASSMSYNNNLTPPAKVGYIGALRATSGWLQIGDAGHKTASITVPLANILKGAGMSGFGTLNGDLINGDDTQGTVSTPTTPTTQLMGGILMPGDGSTPGTFTLNGNYTQGTYGGLLIATTPTVTSKLVVSGTANIKGQLSISGLNGSYTPGLYPILTANTVSGTFNTVLTGSPDTANAFGVYYKPSEVDLVIAPKSIGQVYNDLVVQNFDAAISLNDMVLDHTSSAVCKDCQGFSVWGHGYNGSSGLSDGNGASAFSNHTVGLIGGLDYRYLSGLSFHAVIGDSEGHVRLHDQSASGHNTQIYMSAAAHIPAGAVVFDTSTFFLDAATDVSRKDSLGNSLTSTVKDTVYGASVQIGVPLLHGDLLPFGKVTYSFLSGGGAKEAGVSPMILAVKHGHQTTGRYQLGVRYGHTYALDDDFQIRPQIMLGGEGNDRAIGKTNLMSMSSGALFFATSAAPDRIAAVGQVGVDVSASNLTFQLGTSGRKSGNQDQFLFNFGAAYHF; encoded by the coding sequence ATGTCTAACTGCAATCGCGAACTGGATAAGAAGGGTTGGGGCCATTTGTCTGTGTGGCCGGGAAAGTCGCTCCTGACGGGCAGCACGGCGTTGTCTTTGATCGCGGCTTTCGGCGTGAGTGCTGGTTGTGCACTCGCCGATGTCAAAGTGTCGAGCGGGACGATGGTGGATTCCTCCACCGTCACCGCCGGTAGCGGAGCCATCGTTCTGAGCGGCGGCACCTTGAACTTCAGCTCGACGTCGAGCGTGAGCAATGCGGTTTCGGCGGCAACCGGTTCGTCCAGCAGCATCACCGCTGGCGGCAATAGCGGCACGCTGGCGGGAGCCTTGACGGGGACGGGGGCGATTACCCTCTACTCCGGCACTCTGATCCTGAAGAACACCGCGGATCAGGCGGGCTATACCGGCACCATGACCGTCGCCTCCGGCGCCACGCTGCAAATGGGCGATAACAGCACCAGCATGATCGGCGGCATCATTTCGGATGGAACGACGCTGATCAACAACGGAAGTGTGGTGTTCAAGTCCATCGCGACGACCGGAACCACGGCTGCCGCTTTGCTGCCCAACACTTATTGGGGAGCCATGTCGGGCAGCGGAGCGGTCCGGGTGAGCGGCAGCAATTCCCAAGTGTATCTGACGGGCACGAACACCTACACCGGAACCACCACGATCGATGCCGGCAATACGCTCTTTATCGGTAATGCCAACAACTATGGCAGCATCACGAGCGGTTCGATTGCTGTTGCGGGCACGCTCGCCTTCAACCGTTCGGATCTCTATGTCTATAACGGCACCATTACCGGCGCCGGCATTGTCAGCCAGTCCGGCGGCGGCACACTTATTCTCAATGGTAACAGCGTGCTGACCGGCGCTTCCTCAATGTCGTACAACAACAACCTGACGCCGCCGGCCAAGGTGGGCTATATCGGTGCGTTGCGCGCGACCTCTGGCTGGCTTCAGATTGGCGATGCCGGTCACAAAACGGCGTCGATCACCGTTCCGCTTGCCAACATCCTGAAGGGTGCGGGCATGTCGGGCTTCGGCACATTGAACGGCGACCTGATCAATGGTGACGATACGCAGGGCACGGTTTCGACGCCGACCACGCCGACCACCCAGCTTATGGGCGGCATCCTCATGCCGGGCGATGGCTCGACGCCCGGCACCTTCACGCTCAACGGCAATTACACCCAGGGCACTTATGGCGGCCTGCTGATCGCCACCACGCCGACCGTCACGTCCAAGCTTGTGGTCAGCGGCACGGCCAATATCAAAGGGCAGCTCAGCATTTCGGGCCTGAATGGCAGCTATACGCCGGGGCTTTATCCCATTCTGACCGCCAATACCGTTTCAGGTACGTTCAACACGGTTCTGACGGGCAGCCCGGATACGGCCAATGCCTTCGGCGTCTATTACAAGCCGAGTGAAGTGGATCTGGTGATTGCGCCGAAATCCATCGGCCAGGTCTACAATGATCTGGTGGTGCAGAATTTCGATGCGGCGATCAGCTTGAACGATATGGTGCTGGATCACACGTCATCCGCCGTGTGCAAGGATTGCCAAGGCTTCTCCGTCTGGGGCCATGGATATAATGGCTCCAGCGGGCTATCCGATGGCAACGGAGCGTCCGCATTCTCCAATCACACGGTCGGTCTGATCGGCGGCTTGGATTATCGCTATCTGAGCGGCTTGTCGTTCCATGCGGTGATCGGCGACAGCGAAGGCCATGTCCGCCTGCATGATCAGAGCGCTTCTGGGCACAACACCCAGATTTACATGTCGGCGGCGGCGCATATCCCGGCCGGTGCGGTTGTCTTTGACACCTCCACCTTCTTCCTCGATGCGGCCACGGATGTCAGCCGGAAAGACAGCTTGGGTAATAGTCTGACGTCGACCGTCAAAGACACCGTATATGGCGCTTCGGTGCAGATCGGCGTGCCGCTTCTGCATGGCGACCTGCTGCCCTTCGGCAAGGTCACTTATAGTTTCCTCTCTGGTGGGGGGGCGAAGGAAGCCGGTGTCAGCCCGATGATCCTGGCGGTGAAGCATGGGCATCAGACGACCGGGCGCTATCAGCTTGGTGTCCGTTATGGTCACACCTATGCGTTGGATGATGATTTTCAGATCCGTCCGCAGATCATGCTGGGCGGCGAGGGGAATGACCGCGCCATCGGCAAGACCAATTTGATGTCGATGTCTTCCGGCGCGCTCTTCTTCGCGACCTCAGCCGCGCCTGATCGTATAGCTGCAGTGGGCCAAGTTGGCGTGGATGTCTCCGCGAGCAATTTGACCTTCCAACTGGGAACAAGCGGCCGCAAGAGCGGCAACCAGGATCAGTTCCTGTTCAACTTCGGCGCCGCGTATCATTTCTGA
- a CDS encoding NifB/NifX family molybdenum-iron cluster-binding protein: MKFAVASEDFQSISGHAGHAARFLVYEAEAGEHPVEIARIDLNEEQTVHNFKGGAHPLDGVQVLIAGSAGGCFVEKMKERGITTVVAPNMAPATAVAAYMLGILAPLTEAGACSCSHEH, translated from the coding sequence GTGAAATTTGCCGTCGCTAGCGAAGACTTCCAGAGCATTTCCGGACATGCCGGACATGCGGCCCGCTTTCTTGTCTATGAAGCGGAAGCTGGCGAGCATCCGGTTGAGATCGCCCGTATCGATCTGAACGAGGAGCAGACCGTTCATAATTTCAAGGGAGGCGCCCATCCGCTCGATGGCGTTCAAGTTCTCATTGCCGGAAGCGCGGGCGGCTGCTTTGTCGAGAAGATGAAGGAACGCGGTATCACCACGGTGGTGGCGCCGAATATGGCCCCGGCAACGGCTGTTGCCGCATATATGCTAGGTATTCTTGCGCCGCTCACCGAGGCGGGCGCCTGCTCCTGCAGCCACGAACATTAA
- a CDS encoding substrate-binding domain-containing protein, with protein sequence MARAAGVSPATVSRALSGGPVSAELRKKVEKAVKAIGYRPNLSARRLRSQNTKTIGLVVADIRNPFFTAVSRVVEDMAYAQGMRVVLCNTDENPEREAFYLRSMQEERVTGLILAPTETTLHKLEKDPLLEVPVVMVDRYLASSRYDAVALDNVQAARVLVEHLIASGKKRIAGLFGNSSRTGQERYQGYAEAVTKAGLPVLGQFIRPYTSDAESALRQLWASEKPDAIIASNSLTAGGILRAVKALKLRIPEDLAVAAFDNEPWASLVEPGLTVIAQPVDDIGHAAMQLLSDRIQNPGLQPRTVMLGGELIVRGSSATG encoded by the coding sequence GTGGCGCGGGCCGCCGGCGTCTCTCCGGCCACTGTGTCGCGGGCTTTGAGTGGCGGCCCCGTCAGCGCCGAGCTGCGGAAAAAGGTGGAAAAAGCGGTGAAGGCGATCGGCTATCGCCCCAACCTTTCGGCCCGCCGGCTGCGCTCACAGAACACCAAAACGATCGGGCTTGTTGTCGCAGATATCCGCAATCCCTTCTTCACCGCAGTCAGCCGCGTGGTCGAGGACATGGCCTATGCGCAAGGCATGCGCGTTGTCTTATGCAACACGGATGAGAATCCAGAACGCGAAGCCTTTTACTTGCGCTCCATGCAAGAAGAGCGCGTTACCGGGCTTATTCTAGCCCCGACCGAAACGACGCTGCACAAGCTCGAAAAAGATCCACTTCTCGAGGTCCCCGTGGTGATGGTTGACCGCTATCTGGCGAGCAGCCGCTATGATGCGGTGGCGCTCGACAATGTTCAGGCCGCGCGTGTGCTCGTGGAGCATTTGATTGCTTCGGGCAAAAAGCGCATTGCGGGACTATTCGGCAATTCGAGCCGCACAGGCCAGGAACGCTATCAAGGCTATGCCGAGGCAGTGACTAAAGCAGGTCTGCCCGTATTGGGCCAATTCATTCGTCCTTATACGAGCGATGCAGAATCCGCTCTGCGCCAGCTATGGGCCAGCGAGAAGCCCGACGCAATCATCGCCTCCAACAGCCTGACCGCCGGCGGGATTCTACGCGCGGTAAAAGCGCTGAAGTTGCGCATACCTGAAGACCTCGCCGTTGCGGCCTTCGATAATGAACCTTGGGCGAGCCTTGTCGAACCGGGATTGACCGTTATTGCGCAACCCGTGGACGATATCGGCCATGCCGCCATGCAGCTCTTGTCGGATCGCATCCAAAATCCGGGCCTTCAGCCGCGCACCGTGATGTTGGGTGGGGAGTTAATCGTCCGCGGAAGCTCGGCCACGGGCTGA